The window tggcttCTGCTGGGCCTGACCACGTCGCATAGTGCTCATCCTTTCGCTCTCCGTGGGCTCTTCAATGTCAATCTCAATGGTCTTCATGATCTTCATCCGTGACTTGGGGGTATAGCTGTTCctctgctgttgttgctgctgctgctgctgctgctgttgttgtggctgttgctgctgtggaCTCACTCCATAGATGTTATCGTCCTCGTCACCGTATAGCTCCGTGCTGGTCAGGCTGTCCTTGCGACCCCGCTTCTCCTGCGAGGAGCTGGAATTGTTCGACTTGGTCAGTGTGCCGTTGCGATCTTCGTCGGATCGCCTTTCCAATTCTTCTCTGTCTCTCATCTCCTCCATGTTCGGAGCAGCCACCAGGTCGCGGTGCTGCCACAGGGACATGCCTGCCAGAATGTCCTCGCCGCTGCGTCCGCCACCGAACTTCCAGAAGGACTTGGTGCGCTTCAGACCAGCACTGGAGGCCTGGAGGATCTCATCGTCCGAGGCAATCAGGTCGTAGCGCATCTTGCCCGCTCCACTCTGCCGGCTCAGCCGATGGAGGCTCTTGTCGTCGATCTGGCTGTCCACACTATTCCGGAAGTTGCGGTTCAAGGTCCACGAAGCCACGTCCCGGGGCACTGTATGGGTGTGTGAGTTGGTGTCCGCCCGGCGACTATTTTATTGTAATATTTGTTGTGTGTTTGGGTGTTGGATTGGGTGTCGGTATTGGGTGTGCATTGTTGGGTGGTTAACACAAAGGATGGCAACATAGCGATACATGAAATCAAATAAGAACGGAAaaaagcaaatgaaaataaattcaatcatTCAAACTGAGAACAAGGCAGAATAGGGCTTTAAATGAGCGCGGGATGAGGACATGCTTTCCAGGATTAGTCACAAAATAGGAAGCACAAGCAAGGATGTCATCATAGAGATACTTTCATCGTTGGAATAATTATATGGAGGGATCTCCTAGATGACTCCTATTTAAGGTAAACACCACCTACCGAATGGGCACCCTCTGGGTCGCTGGCTCCTCATCGGAGTAGTCCACCTCCGGCTGTGGGGGTGGCTCATTGGCGAATCCACTGTCGTTGCTGCTGTGCAACGAGGTCTTGGCCGCCACTCCGGACTTGCCAGACGGATGGCTCTGCAAGATTAATACCAATTAATTTGAGTCCTAAAGAATCCTTAGGCAACTCTCACCTGGACTCCGTTTAGAAGCTTTTGCTTGCGTCGCTCCACCGCCGATGTGACGCCTCCATTGGTGGCACAGAAACTCTGGGAACTGTTCAGCACCCGGAACGATGACTGCTGTCCATTGGGAACGGGGGCGGGCAGTGTGGGTGGGGGTCCTGGTCGCGGATTGGCTCCGGAGCCGGAGCGGTACTTCTTCTGCTGCTTGATTGTGTCCCCGAACATGCGAGTGGGTGAGGATTCCTCGGCACTGTGGTTGCGACGCCGCCGGTAGGTGGCCTCGTGGTTCTCCATCAGCTCCAGCTGAGCCTCGTagtcctgctgctgctgcgactgATAGCTGCGCAGCCCACCGCCCGAACCCGATCCAGATCCTCCTCCATTTCGCTCATAACTCATTAGCATGTTCTCGTACCGCCGTCCGACGGCAGAAGAGCTGGCCTCCACGGACTCGGCATTGGTGTAGGCTACCGGGAACCAGCCAAAATGCTGGGTGCGCAGATTCTCTCCAAACTGCCAGCCCTTGGCCTTCCCTCCCACCAGGGCGATGCGGTCTCCCTCCTCAAAGGACAACTGATTCTCTCCGGAGGGCATGTAGGCGTAAAGAGCCTTCACCAGTGGACGCTGGTCACCTCGCTGGTCGTCGCCCAGTGTGGCCAACTGCTCCTCAATGATCTTGTGTTTGTTGCCACCGGAACTGGGGCCAGAGCCCACCAGCGCCAGATTAAAGTCGGACTTGGCACGTGGCAGCGAATTCTGGGCATAGTGCGACGACCCAACTCCACCCATATTTTCGCGCTCGTGGAGGGTGCGCATATCCCCATAGGGGGCATCGATACTACGCGACTTCTTCAGCTGAGCTCCCAGGCCCTGGATCGGATCATCATCGCCGTCCTTGATTCGTTCCTAAAATagagtttttaaaattaatagatTTTTTAGCTAGATTTTTTTCTCACTGCATAGGAAATAAAATTATCCGAGCTAACAGAGTGGTTAGCAGGAATAGGCTGGAATACATAATGATGGGCGGAGGTGACTCACCAGGCGAcgcatgttgctgctgttgttggtgttggtaTTGTGACCGTTGCTGCTACCATAGCCGCTCTCATAAGCAGCCGGGGGAATGATCTCACGAGATGCGGCGATCTCTTGCCAATTTTCGAAATTATTATCAATTACCGTCTTGCCGGTGGTGTGGTAAGCCATCCAGTGTTTGGCGATCGAGCACTGGCGCTCCAATACGAATCCATACCGACGTCGCTCCTGTGTCATGGCCTGTATATATCCAGAAACGGAAGTGGGGGCAACACGAGAGTACCCAACGAGAACGAAATTGGTCATCTTCAGTGGGAATTGGTTGGAAGCCAATGAACTTACATTTTTATAGCTCTGATCACAGAACACATCCAGTTTCTTCTTCTGATCCTCCAGCACTTGCAGGCTCTGTGTGGGAAAATATGATTTTTCGGGGTCTTGAAATAAGTAGTGGGATACTCCATACCCTCAGCTCCTTTTCGGTATTCTCGGGTGTGGCCTTTTTCTTGCGCTGTTTCTTCATTGTGGAGACGGCTTTCTGGTAGCTCTCCATGCGAACCTTGTGCTGCTGCAGGAACTTCTTCTGCTCGTGCTGCACCACCTTTGTGTCCTTCTCCAGATTTGTCTCCAATGGCACCAATAGATCCACGTAGAAGGCTTTTAGCTTCAAGAGAGACAGTTGGCCCTATTAGACCCTAGGAAGTATAGAATTCTGAGCTACTTACAATATTCATTTGCTGTTCCTGAATTTCCTTATTGACATTCACAACGCTCATCAAAGCCGAACCTGGACAGAACCCACAAAAATAGTGTTAAGATCGAAAGTGTTGGATGGCCTGGCTAATAGAGTCTTACCAATATCGCCCGTTCCGCTCTGTTGGGCGTTCATCGCAATCTTGGCCAATGCTTCATTGAATAGACGCGAGGCGGTTGCAGCACCTGTTGCATGAAATGGCACGGAATGCATTGCAAATTAGTTAACAGTACTCACAGCAGTCGATTATGGACTGAAGTGGCATATATGCATGTGGTACATAGGTACACTCTACTCACCGTGCAACGCCTTGAGGTAACTTTTGCCCGCCGCGATCAGTTGCCTGGCACCCGGATTGAATCTATCGAGTATATTCTGCAATTGAGATTGGAGATCGATTTTGTTATTGTGTGGCTGCTGGGCTATATCTTTGCTTATCGGTTAGGTGATTAAATGTAATTTACGAGCCAGCATGCCCCaacatttcaatttcattaGGCACGATCTGTCGCTTATGCTTACTATTTATATACACACATATTCACCCCATGGATTTATGGGGTATGTGGTATGGAGGTATGGTAATGGTTTTCCCCGTTTCGCCGCCGGCAGTAAAAGTCTCTCACTCTGTTGTATAAGATCTGAGACAATGTTGTGGTCAGGCCAGCGACATCATTAGTTCCGTGTAACCACCTAAACATACTCGCACTGCTACTCGTAATGCTAATTGCCCGTTTAGCAATCTTTCATAGACATGATTTAGTGGTGAATGTAAATGAAAGTTATCTGATATATCCTCTCTGCGATCTTAACATTTCAATCTAATGATACTAAATGGAGTCTTAAACCAGTCCACTTAGCTTCTGGGGGATTAGAACTAAAAACTATTAGAATTGTCAAACCAGTTGGTTGTCAATTAGGATTGGTATTCCATGCAGAAATAAAGTTGGAATTTATGGCCTGCGATTTTTAACGTCCAGTAATAAAACTTTAATTTAGCAGCAAATGAGGAAGAGCTTATTTAGTTTTGGGGTTTATGGCTTAACCTGTTTTTAAAGAACTTGTAATAGATTCTCTTCCCAGCTAATTGAAAAGGAATATTCTACCTTTAATCGAAAAGTACCTGACTCCAGAAGATCATCAATCACGGATCATTTCCCCACCCGAGGCTTAAAAGACCTTAACACCTTTGATGATTTATCATTCACGTAACTCTGTCAATAGCAGAGATTCTAATTAATTACGAATTACCCCATCTACAGGCTCAGTTATCTAAATCTGTAGAAATGAGTCAGAAGATCAATTAACAACTTGGCTAAGATTTGCATACAATTCAAGATGAAATTGCATTATGAAGGCATGTCGTGAAGGGATGGCTGACATCATCAAAATGTTGACAccattaaaaaatgaaacaacaaacctttaaaaagaaaacatgACAAAGACATACACTCTGGTCCTGGGCTTGGCCTAGTCTTGGCTTGTTGTTGGCCAGACAATGCCAGAGCACTTAACACGCAATCTCCCAACATAAGCCCGAAAATTGAAATTCTTTTTGGCCACAAAGCAGTGGATTGTATGGCCCAAACCGAACAATGGCTTTCCAAAGCCAGGAGGAGAGCTGGCCAAGATCATGTCGGCTAAGAATAATTGATTGTTATTCTCGTAAATAGCCGAGAAATATTTTGGCGGCCAATCACTTCCGTCAATGAAACAGTCATGCCCGGCTACCGAATCTACTATTTGAATTCCTACAGGCCAGGCTAACAATTAGcaagaaaaagtaaaaaaaaccaaatgaTAAACAACACATTCTTTGTGGAACAGTTCGCTTCGCTTGTGACACGGATTATTGCCAAATGTATTTGCTtttctacaaaaatttattggCTGCAAATGCGGCGACGAGGCGTGGGAATGAATTGAGACAAGATACATACTTGTATCTAGTAGATACTCAGCCGTCAAGGTCGCAGCAGTTTAACGATTCAACCGGCTCGAGCCTCTGCTTTAAGTGTTTGCTTTTATGATCTACTAGCTGGCTGATTTAGATACTCTggcacagatacagatacatattTGAGATACTTCAGCTGCGAATGCATTTCGGTCCCGTTTCTCACTCAAGTGCACTCGTCTTGGCTGCTGACCTCAGTtcagtttatttaatttagatacagatacagctaCAGATACTTTAGTAACAGATGCAGATACTTAATAGATGAGAGTGCCTCTCAATGGCTCAGAGCTTATGGTTATATCAAAGTTAATTGTTTCGTTTTGGTATGCCATTGTGGTCCGCACAATTTGTGGTTTTTGGATTAAACTTTTGGATTATCTATAATAGCCTTAGCCATTTGGATTTACCTTCCACTGGTTGATTGAATTCACCCTTGGAGATAATTGCAAGGGAAAATTTTAAACGATATTAACGGAGTTTACGTAAATTTCAGTCTTTAATTCTCTGCCATAAAATCCCCGAACTACCCATGCCAGGTTCCTTTTCGCCAAAACGATCTTATCTGTCCGTGTAATTGGCCTAACTGTTTAACAAATTCCTGCTCGTTCGATACCAGCAATTAGCTGGGCCCCTCCTTGGTCCCCTTTTTTTCGGCCCTCCCCTCGGAACTCACCCACTCTTGGCCAAAAAGCTGACGCAACCGCTTATCAAAGCCAGCAAATCTGCAGCCCACCGACCGACAACACTTAACCCAAAATTAATTGAGGTAGTCTTTCCCAGTGTTTAGTATCCAGTACCCCAGTACCCACTACCCAGATCCGAATCCCAACCCAGGTGACTGGGTCTCTAATCGTCGCTTAACATAAATCGCCACACATAtatatgtaattttttttaattaaaacagaGACTAAATGCAAAGTATATCACGAAAGCCTCCCTCttggctacaaaaaaaaaacggaaaataCGAGGTGGAATGTTAAAGTTACACAGAGCGAAAAAATTATAGAATATATGAGATGGCTAATCAGGATTTTAgtaactttatttaatataagatattttagtttttggtttttaaaaatattagaaagcTACAGCTAGCCTTTTTAACATgtaatttatgtttaattttttaagaaaacctGAAAAACCTTTTAAGTCCttagtttttatattaatCCCAAGACATAATCATCatatatttctatttttaatcaCTATCCTTGATTGAATTTATTAACAAAGTTGAGCTAAGGAGCTCCCTTTTGGTTTAGGCCATAATTTAAGCAACTCTAGCGAGTGACACACCCACCTGAGAGCATGCGGGAATGCAGCACCTCACTcgaagcaacaaaaacaaaaaaactaagaAAAACAACAGCAAACCGCAATTATGCCAATTAGAAACCAACAAATGCAAAAAGCAACACGCAACAGGTTTGCAAAGCAACAAGAGCAACACTACCAGTCGTCAACTGTTGACAAGAGCTTCAGCGAAGGCGTCAAGGCGCAACCAGTCACGCCTTCTTTTGGGGCTGGGGGCACGGTTGGTTGGTGGTTTAAGGAGTGGCTGCCCCCCCTTGCTGAAAAACCACAGCATATCACTCCCTTAGGGGGCCTCCACGTCCGCGACAGATGAGCGCAAAGTGCGTGAAAAATGCTAAACGCAAATAATTTTCGCTTGCGTGACTTCTTCCCAGGcagttaaaataaaaataaggctcaaatgaaattttaattttctctcAACGAAGGCTTGATGTCCTTGGTGATAGGCACAGGACATGTCATGTTTTTGGGTAGTACATATTTAGAgagaataataaaatttactaATTGCTTTTATTACAAGAGAAATAAATGTTACAATAGTTTCTAGAGAATATTATCTAGATCGCATCTTTAATCGAAAAttcttttgtttaaaatagtataaaaatgtatataaaaatgtattatatctaaaatgaGCTATTGCCTTCCAAATCCTTTGCTCAAGATTTCTAAAAAACCTGTAAAAATTAATCGACTCATAAAATCCCCTTCTCAGTTAGGGTATATGGGAAATGGACCCAGTAGTGTCCATTGGTGGGGCTTCTCTCGGGCGAGTCGGACGTTAACCCAGTTCCATTTACCATGGTCATACCCATGCCCGTAccatacccatacccatacTCATGCTCATATCGAAGCTCTATCCCCCGGAATGCCCCTTCTCCACTCGACTTAGCCAAGGGGATGTGACATCGTTCCAAGTGGCGGCGGCCTCTCTAATgcaatagcaacagcaacagcagccttAGAAATGCTACAGACATGGCAATCAACTGCAGTTCCCCTCCAAAGTCCACACTGGGCACATAGTGTCCCAGAGTGTCTGTTCCCAGCTCACCCAGCTCCCCAAATCCCCGTGATCACCCGGACTGTCTGTGGGCATTAGGTGGctgcaattttaatttatttccactgttctttcttttattttttgtagtttCTGTATTTTCAGCACTTCGGACACCTTCGTCCCACATTGTGAGCCATGCTGGGTGCCCCAACACTTGAGGGGCTTCACCTCCTCATCTGCTCCTGCTGCCAACACCTAACCCCTCTGGCAGGTTGGTTTTTGTGTGTGGTCAGCTGGACGTCATTCTGATCTGATCGGCGGCGGCAGGCGGAAAGCGGAAAGCGGCAAACGGCAGGCTCTTTCAGTGGCTTCAGTTTCGATTTATGTTGCAGAGAATGTGCCATAAATCTAACCGAATGACAAACAATCCGAAGGCATTCATCGTCACTGGCAGCTGTTTGAATGAAATGCCTTTTTTAACATCGACTTGACAGGCCAACTTTGCTTGCGGTTTTTATTCACTTGCATgtaaaaaaatctttatttttttagcacGAGTTGGATGAAAATGAGCTCAGGAATTTTGTAGAGCTCTTTATAAGTCACTTTTATggttaataaaaaagtttctAATTTTAGAAAGATTTAAACAAAGTGGAGTTACAATAAGAAGTTCCTAAAATGACAAGATCCATAATTATATTAACAAAAGTAAAAGTGAAAGCCGTATATTTTGAAGTGATTTTTTGCAATCATCTTTTGAATACATCTCTCAACAATTTTTACCCGTTTGCTGTCTTACGAGTTTATATCGTTAACAAGGCCGAAAGATTTATTGAGGCAGCGGGAGCAAAAAATTAAGCAATTATTGAAGGCTTCATAAATAACCACAAAACCGGTGGAATTACatggaaatttaaaattactcAGGAGGGCGAAATAAACCATTTTTTATCGTATgcttatttaaaaacaaaggcTAAGAGTTGTATTTAGATCTTCCTATATATTAACTTGTTTGATCTTAGCCCGTATCGATCACTTAACAAATGTCCAATAAAATGCTCCATTTCGGGTTTTGAAGTCCAAGTCCAAAGTGTGTCAATTTTTAGAAAGGCTAAATTTTGACTCTAAATAGAGATAAGCAAAATCTGCTAATGAGTTTGGAAGAGTGATATCGCATTAATTAAAACCCGTTTAAGAACTGGCACCAAAGAAGTAGATTCTCACAGTTCCAGAAACAGAAAACCAGGCAAATCGAGTGCGGTatgataaattgaatattaaaatcaaatgTTGATATAATAAATCGAGGGATAGACCAGTTCGATCCGGCAGACAATTGCTTATAAATCAATGGGGAATTAAATCATAATCGTGTACATGTTGAGGAAGTGACTTAAGTTGATTGATGCCCGGTCATTGAGATTCcaattccaatttttttcctgtCACACACTCGCGCAGCAAGTTCGTTTCCTGAGTCTTTCGTTTGTCAAGTGCTCGCCATGCCACTAATTAAAACCAACTCGGCGAGGCAGCTTCCACTCATTCGACTTACATTGTCGCAAATAAACAATAATAGTGCGAAAAATTACAACAACATGCTGGGGAGGGAGGAAACAAATGCAAATGGCGGTCGCAAAAATTCAGCCATGTGCAACATCCAAGGAAgaaacccaaaaacaaaatttccGCAATTTCAAGCTGCAAAAAAAAGCCCAGAAACCGCAAATAGCAGcggtagcagcagcagcaatagcaAGTTTTCAaagaaatgaaacaaaaaaaaaaactaaaagttacGTAATGAAATAGATGCGCGAAATGTGCAATACCGTCGCCACCCCACACACCTTTCAACTTGCGGCAGATGCAACTGCCGCAAAAAAGAAGCCGAAAACTTGCCAAACTCTCAAGGCGGAGCTGTTGGCTGTCTTCGCTGTTTTTTCAGGAAAGAGGAGGCTTCACGAAAAGAcaccaaacaaacaaatcatATCTCCAATTGAACTCGTTTGTTAGGCTGTTTGGTGTTTGGTGTTTTTGGCCACAAAAACTATGCCGAAACTAGAAAACCAACGACTGTCGTGACCATACTTGGCTACAAATTTAAAGCAGCCGTAAAACTAACAACAAACAAACCCCCAATGTactttcaaatatttttgccATGTTTatcttttataaattataatatatggGTTTCTAGTTAAGATTAAAAAACACTCTTTGAAAAAGGGTAACTTAAATCTCAAAGAAAGATGCTAAAATTGTTATTAACAAACCTAAAATGTAATCTATTTTATAAATTGCTCTCATTTCGTAACTTTCAAGGGTATCGGTTAAAGCCAAACTTTCAAGTCATGgcttattgttttcgttttgtagattaatattttttcgggGGCTTTCGTTGGCAGCTGCCGTTTAAGGTTATCGCGTGTGGCGATAAATTTAGTTACAGAAAGAAAACATTTAAGGTTATAAATTGTTTTCCAAAAGGGTAAACATTATTATGAACGTGGCAGTGAATTAGTCGCAAGTGGCTAATAGAAATGGCCTTCATGCAATAGCAGCAGCGTTAATGTTTAGGTGTCAGAGTGGGGTTACATAAGTTTTCGATTTGACCCCCAAAGCTAATTGGAGCTTGTGATTAAGTTAAACATTAATATTCTTGTGAAAATTGTTGGGTAAATAATGATTTTTATAGAGAAGAGGCTTAAGAAGAAAATGCTATTGCctcaaaagaaataaaaagcatTTCTAGCTGCCTATCCCTTCATATTTTATTAAGTCAtccaatcaataaaaaaaataaattatttcgtAATAACGGATATatgaaagaaaacaaaatgacTTACCCGGTAAACGCCATCGACGAGTTTTGTAACTTCTTCGGCCTCCATCTCTGAGGTGCACTTCTTAGCCGGGCCCTCCTGCCGATGAATGAAATGTAATGGGCTTCAAGTAGCCGAAATCTTTAGGGCTACTGATGAATTTCCAATCGATTCGAGACCCCCGTccagaaaaataaattcactTTCAACTGCAGCGCCCCAGACTGCTCTCGATTTTCACTTTCTAAAGTGgcacacaccacacaccacacacacacatatacaatACACACACAGACGGTCCAAAAAGGCCTTAAGACGTTGAACCGGGCctccaaaaaaacaaaaccaactTGAATTTGGAGTAAACTTGTAACTTTGACTTTCGTTGCAGAATCTTGGAAATCTCGTTTCTTGTGTCGTGACTTTCTTTTTGGCGGGCAGAAGACGAACCGCTGAACCGCCGAAACACCGAACCGCACCACGTAACGCGAGTCAGGTAAATGAAATGCCAACTCGATAAACGGGCCAACTCAGCCAgcggtttttgtttgtttctgtttttgacGGCTTTTTTTTGGGGTCTTCGGGTCTTGTCGACTTCTCAACAACTTGTAGCTTCGGCACGTGATAGAGTCGTCTGTAAAAAGAGAGAATCGGAAACAGAATTAGTTCCTGGCAACCACTTTGTTTAATCAATATTTGTAAAAGAATTTTTCATTCAAGAAGTAGAGGAAGTTAAAACTAATATTAGATAGTAATTATTTTCCCAGTTTTTGAGCAAAATGGACGACCTACTGAGCAAAAAGAAAACGGTGGTCCCCGTCTTGGACCTTAGTCGTAGCAACATCCAAACTATCGAGGAGTTCAAGCGGCTTATGGAAAAGGTTCCCGACTACAAAATGCGGCCCGTGAAGGTGCGCGCCGAGGAGATAAAGATTCGCGAAAAGGACTATGCCTTCAAAATGCCCAAAAAGGAAATGAGAAAGCTGATGAAGGCCAACGGGGAGCGTGAGGCCATGTACGTTTATGCCGATCCTGTGCCCGGCGAGATGAAGGATGTGGTCCTCATGGAGCTCTGTGCCGTGCCCATTGACTGGAAAATGCTGACCACTCTGCGGCCCAAAAACAAGCAAGAGGAGGAATACTTTAGCCGAATGGTAGAGATGGGAAAGTTGGAGCTTAAAACGGAGGTATATCTTAGAAACTTCACAAGAAATATGAAATCTATATCTTATAAAATACAGGCTAGAGATCGTCGGGAGTTTGCGTTGAACAACTGTGTcaagaaaatcaaaaataaatctgGCATTGTGGAAACACGTCTGATGACCTGCGAGTCCTGCGGCGAGGAAATGTGTTGCGGTATTTATActaaaatattcttaaaatttaaaaactaatctTGTAAACTATTAAAGGCAAGACTTGTGGCGATTTCAATTACGATCTCTATATCCGAGTGGAGGCCAGAGTCGTTAAGCCAAAACCAGCGGTCATATCCTCCAACAAGGCCAAGTTAAATGGCCGCAAAAAGTCAACGGTGGGTGGAGCCAAGGTCAAGGTGAAAAAGTCCTCAAATAAAACCAGTTAAAGAGGAGAAAAAGCTACAAGAAaattatctaaaaaataacaaactttGATAGGCTTTTTCCTAAAAATTTATGTCGgaacttttatttaattaacatCTTTAAAGTCGCACAGCTTTGAAATGTATTGCTAATTAATCAACCATCTTTATAACTTTTTATTTATGCCAGGTGTTAAATGAAACTAAAATATatgacaaaaataaataaccaagaaTGCGCTAAAGTATGTTTCCAAAACTATTGCTTAttctttattgattttttatttagtttgtagACACATTCCAACATGACATGAAACAGCTTCAGAAAATGTTGTAAAATGCTTAAATAATGATCACAACTCAAATGCAAAATAGTAGAAATTTTGTAGcgttttttttggggtttattTTTGAACACAACAAGCGACACTCGAGTATCTTTGCCGGCATAGAGCCAGAGCTCTCAAAATGAAATggctaaaatatttaaattgccaCGGCAACAGGGCAACACGGCTGCTTTTGGCCATTAAGCCAAAGTCAACAAGGTAACAGGGTTCTGTGCTCGGTGGTCTGGAGAGTCTTTTGAATTGCTAACTTGGTACTAGATACTACgatacacagagagaaaatattgaaataaaattacatGAGATGTCTTTGTTACAAATTTCTTTTCAAGAAATATAATCAATCAAAAAAGTCCTATTTTTAGAGTACAATTCAAATGGGACAATACCTATttaatgatcattttgggtgACTTTTTTTCTCTTCATGTGATAAGTGGAGCGGTGGATACCACTTGGATACCGCGTTGGCGACACCGCTCCAGTGGCAGGCAGCCACTTACAGCCCACGAATCGCCGCGGGGCTTGTGCAACAATTTGTGCAAGTCGAGAGCGTAGAATTCAATGGCCCCGTCTGTCTCCAATTCTCCGAGTCTCGTAGCCCCACTTCTTTACGACAACGATGCGGTGGCGCTGCACAGCTTTTGATTACTAATGAGTCGAGTTCGCTTTTGAGCTCTGTCAGCTGCGGTCCCAGCTCTGATTTATGCGgtttatttatggaaatatctATTCGCgtagaaattgaaaatttacttTGAATATCAAATTTGTGGCCAACGCAGCCGGGGGCCATACTCCGAAGCTTTGATCGGAATCCtaatttaatattgattttccTGTAACGAAGTTGGTAATTAAATGGGAAAGGAATTCTTGTTATGTTTCTAGCTTGACTTAAAGTTtctttttaattcaaaaacaaATCTTTTAAATCTCCTTAAGTTAAGTAAACTTAAACTACCTTTTAAGCTTTCTTTGCCGTATTTTTTCGAGGGCTTATCTCCTTTAAAGATGTCATGGCTTTGTCACGTGGGTCTAGATTACAACTTCAAgccaaataattattataatttcaaAGTAAATCTCTCTGCTTCCATAGATCTGCTCAGTGTGTTGACTTTTACCAATTTAATTATGGAATTGAGTGAGTGCCACACCATTCATGCCGAATTCTGTTATTGTAAGCTACCTAGAGGCTAGAGGGGCGGGAGAAGACTTTCCTATCCGGCGGGGTCTTTCACCCGGGAACAACAAAGACGTGTTCGAGCGATTACGTAGGTCTCAGTTACAGGTCGAAAGATTTCCAACACggccaacaaaaaa of the Drosophila ananassae strain 14024-0371.13 chromosome 2R, ASM1763931v2, whole genome shotgun sequence genome contains:
- the LOC6507197 gene encoding uncharacterized protein LOC6507197, yielding MDDLLSKKKTVVPVLDLSRSNIQTIEEFKRLMEKVPDYKMRPVKVRAEEIKIREKDYAFKMPKKEMRKLMKANGEREAMYVYADPVPGEMKDVVLMELCAVPIDWKMLTTLRPKNKQEEEYFSRMVEMGKLELKTEARDRREFALNNCVKKIKNKSGIVETRLMTCESCGEEMCCGKTCGDFNYDLYIRVEARVVKPKPAVISSNKAKLNGRKKSTVGGAKVKVKKSSNKTS